A genomic region of Flavobacteriales bacterium contains the following coding sequences:
- a CDS encoding nuclear transport factor 2 family protein: MDRKGHSSPAFNAHDLDALLALYKDDAEHYSPKLKVHQPKTNGWVRGKKALRGWWQDAFDRLPELQYEVMGMITDEEQVFMEYIRHVPGEDDLRVGEVLEIRDGMIVGSRVYHG, encoded by the coding sequence ATGGACAGAAAAGGCCACTCCTCCCCAGCCTTCAACGCGCACGACCTTGATGCCTTGTTGGCGCTTTACAAGGATGATGCGGAGCACTACAGCCCAAAGCTGAAAGTGCACCAACCCAAGACCAACGGTTGGGTGCGCGGTAAGAAGGCTTTGCGTGGGTGGTGGCAAGATGCATTCGACCGATTACCGGAACTGCAGTATGAAGTGATGGGTATGATCACGGATGAGGAGCAGGTGTTCATGGAATACATCCGGCATGTGCCCGGCGAGGACGACCTGCGTGTGGGCGAGGTGCTGGAGATCCGGGACGGGATGATCGTGGGTTCGCGGGTTTATCACGGATAG
- a CDS encoding J domain-containing protein, whose amino-acid sequence MATDYYKTLGVERNATTEQIKAAFRKLARKHHPDLNPNDEKAKQSFQAINEANEVLSDPESRKKYDKYGEQWKHADQFEAAEKQRGSQQAQGGFGGGDPYGGGGYGGASEADFADMFGGMFGGRGGRQVKFRGPDYQAESRLDLRGAYKTHKQTLNVNGKQIRITVPAGVEDGQTIKIGGHGGPGANGGPHGDLYITFRIEPDPKFQRVGKDLYITETVDLTTALLGGTLTLDTLDGAVKLNVAPETQNNTKVKLKGKGFPVYKKEGEFGDLYVTYTVELPKNLTEREKELIKELAELRNNP is encoded by the coding sequence ATGGCGACCGACTATTACAAGACACTTGGTGTTGAACGCAACGCCACCACGGAACAGATCAAGGCCGCGTTCAGGAAGCTGGCGCGCAAGCACCATCCGGACCTGAACCCGAACGACGAGAAAGCAAAGCAGTCCTTCCAAGCGATCAATGAAGCGAACGAGGTGCTGAGCGATCCGGAAAGTCGTAAGAAGTACGACAAATACGGGGAGCAATGGAAGCACGCAGACCAGTTCGAGGCCGCTGAAAAGCAACGTGGTTCGCAACAAGCGCAAGGTGGCTTTGGTGGTGGTGATCCCTATGGCGGTGGCGGCTACGGTGGTGCCAGCGAGGCGGACTTCGCGGACATGTTCGGTGGTATGTTCGGTGGGCGCGGCGGCAGGCAAGTGAAATTCCGTGGCCCGGACTACCAAGCGGAATCGCGCTTGGACCTGCGGGGCGCGTACAAAACGCACAAGCAGACCTTGAATGTGAACGGTAAACAGATCCGCATTACGGTGCCAGCCGGTGTGGAAGATGGCCAAACGATCAAGATCGGTGGGCATGGTGGTCCGGGCGCGAATGGTGGACCACACGGCGATCTGTACATCACCTTCCGGATCGAACCGGACCCCAAGTTCCAACGCGTGGGCAAGGACTTGTACATCACTGAGACGGTCGATCTTACCACTGCCCTGTTGGGAGGCACATTGACCTTGGACACCTTGGATGGTGCAGTGAAATTGAACGTGGCACCGGAAACGCAGAACAATACGAAAGTGAAATTGAAAGGCAAGGGTTTCCCCGTGTACAAGAAGGAAGGTGAATTCGGGGACCTCTACGTAACCTATACCGTTGAACTCCCTAAGAACCTGACGGAACGTGAGAAGGAGCTGATCAAGGAACTGGCCGAACTAAGGAACAACCCGTGA
- a CDS encoding chaperone modulator CbpM, giving the protein MENEELIAMEVYCDHEGVEVSFVEALHDRGLIRITTVKEQRFIDPEHLSRVEKLARMHYDLDINLEGIEAISHLLERMEALQQDMRSLSERLRLYE; this is encoded by the coding sequence ATGGAGAACGAAGAACTCATCGCAATGGAGGTGTACTGCGACCATGAGGGCGTGGAGGTCTCCTTCGTGGAAGCGTTGCACGATCGTGGTCTGATCCGGATAACCACGGTGAAGGAGCAACGGTTCATTGACCCGGAGCATCTGTCGCGGGTAGAGAAACTGGCCCGGATGCACTATGACCTGGACATCAACTTGGAAGGGATCGAAGCGATCAGCCATTTGTTGGAACGCATGGAAGCCTTGCAACAGGACATGCGCAGTTTGAGCGAGCGGCTGCGGTTGTACGAGTAG
- a CDS encoding GreA/GreB family elongation factor, translated as MSRGFVKEDDQEEAPFIPPRAALSDGVTNYVTPRGLQLLRDEREALEQERSVIIGNDDERRRQQAVINGKLELLNERIVTARVVEPANDGQQEVRFGSTVAFEHQIGPQKGKRFTFTLVGVDEASVKEGRVAFTAPIARALMGKRIGEIAMFPLGELRKS; from the coding sequence ATGAGCAGGGGCTTCGTGAAGGAGGACGACCAAGAGGAAGCACCCTTCATTCCGCCTCGCGCCGCATTGTCCGATGGTGTAACGAATTACGTTACACCAAGAGGCTTGCAGTTACTGCGTGATGAGCGTGAAGCGTTGGAACAAGAACGCTCTGTGATCATCGGCAATGATGATGAGCGTCGCAGGCAGCAAGCAGTGATCAACGGTAAACTGGAGCTGCTGAATGAACGCATCGTGACCGCGCGTGTGGTAGAGCCCGCGAACGATGGACAACAGGAAGTTCGGTTCGGTAGCACGGTAGCTTTTGAACACCAAATTGGGCCACAGAAGGGCAAGCGCTTCACGTTCACGTTGGTCGGTGTGGATGAAGCATCGGTAAAAGAAGGGCGCGTCGCCTTCACTGCACCGATCGCTCGGGCGTTGATGGGAAAACGGATCGGAGAGATCGCCATGTTCCCATTGGGTGAATTGCGCAAGAGCTGA